The genomic stretch agaggggtgacgaatagagcacgttcaagtcatTGTTGGCTcaggcaacgccgaaatatgcatgtcaaatccatagacggtggtcggcgaccgcctcaaggataagtgttgggccgccgcctttgtgactgCTTAAGTGTTGCTCCCTCCAAGCAGtggggcaattcttccacctctaatgcatgcagtcaatgctgccaagcaatccgggaaagccatggactgattcgtgaagacgaagcaaccgttggcaatcatcggtggtgggtaccagaaggaattcatccccgaaggctgaacgaacgccctcgcaaaaattctttagacaaaggattccagtggactcacagatatgcaaatactcgtcgaagatgtcggtcgtttgcccagtagcgagttgtcggatgacacacgtacacttctgcaacggcgtgatactttgccggccggctgcatctggacctgtttggaagaattcaacacgtgaggacaatgtgttgacaattcgcataaacaagcgctttgacatgcgaaagcggcgcctgaagtaatctgccgaaaaccgcggctggtcggcaaagtagtcgacaacgagcctttcgtgggctccctcccggtcccGATAAATGTAGcagcgagttgatctagttcgttgaggaggaggagcgggggtattcgccgcgacatatgctttgtaagcggcacgatgttgttcgtagtattcttgttcttcgcgctccgcttctgccatgagatgggtgaaatccatttgaggttttgagtgatggatgaatgtgttgatagtttgaactcattttctttaattcattattttttatagcGGTGGAGGCACTCCATAAGGATGGCAAAGTGACGTGGCCATTGGACGGTGCAGAATTGGGAGAATTGGAAAGAACTCATTCAAGTGATCATGATGAAAGTTAAATTTATCGTGCATTTGGTTTGGAATTTGAACTTTGAACTTTGAATTGGgaggttttttttaatatttgaactTTGAATAGTTGTTGAATTGAATAGGTGCTAAACATTGATGGATTGACCTTTTAGTACTAAATGTCTTTGGGTAATACTACTATCTATATATTGTTCCAAGCATGTAGTTTTCTAATCAATAATAAATACAGTATCCATTTTACATAGGATTATGTCATGACTATTTCATTAGTGAGATCCCTTCTTGTTTTCCTATACAGTATAGGAGCATGTCGTTTCATTGGATTAAGCATTTATAAATaggttgtttttatttttgtaatttctaATACAAAAGTACCTACATAATATTTTCTACAAATTTAAACACTAAAACTGCAATGCAGTGCAAGTGGTTGCCAAGGTGGGAATTTCTCATGTGCAACATCCAAGGATCAATACCTgtgaactacaaaaaaaaatttattcggttccggttcggttaACCGGAACGAAACCGACCCTATTCGGTtaggaaccgaaccgaaccgaggccaattcggtttcggttccggtgCTTCAATTTCGGTTCTTTTTTATTTCGGTTAACCGGGTATTCGGTTCGGTTAGAACCGAACCGACCGAATACCCTGCACTAGAGCTCACTCTCCACCAACACTATTTACACTGTCATTTGTCactttctcttttactttaccaattatgcattaaaactcgtgtcaaaccAAATTTTCATACTTTTCAAATGCAGATGAGTATATATTTACTCATAAGATACTTATAATTTTACAAATCGAACAAGCCCTTTaaaaaaaccaaaatcaaaattagtGATTATTGTCTATTTACATTGATTTGTCGACCAATGACCTAGTACAATTGATCTACATTTGGATTTCTATCATATAGGGGCGAATAATTTTgaaatcatatactccctccaccTGCCGTTACATATCActagtttcaattttttatctATCCACCAATACTTATTACACTTACATTTTAACATTTGAGTAATGGACCcaacatttcactaactcgTTCTTctcatatttattataaaactaatattaccTCCGTCactgaaaaatatgaactatttcatTATTAGTCTATCCCTGAAAAAAATGAACTTTCCAATTTttgaatagttaaacaacacattaacatatacatcattttatttacaacgtATACCATTACACTACACACTAATGATGTGGAgctcactctccactaacagtATTTACACTACCATTTATCTCTATCTCTCTTTGTTTACCAATCAAATTGTGTCAAAccaaatgtttatattttttagggAAAAGGATATGAGTAatatattgaaataattttacataaagatatacatatattttcatGGGATGGAAAGAGTAGTTGAAAACACCATGGCTccacatcatcaagactaatATACTATTCTGACTTTCCAAGTCAAGAGTCAATAAGTTGTATACTAAACCACTAGATTGACGGAGTTACAAGTCTTGACTCAGCCGTCGTCTGTTATACTCAACTTTGGCCATAAATTCCGGCGCCTTCAACGTTGATTTGCTGTCCAGACTTGAAATTAGTAAATTTGTTATTAGCTACTTTAATTAACTTGTCCATTCACCAACGTGTACTAAATAATTACACAAAATGCGTGCCCCTGCATTTTTTTGTCAACGTGTTTACTGTTTACAAAcacttttatattttcttttaatttttcaataaaattatatttttttgccTTACTAATTTTGTATAACAACTATTAAATCATCCTATAAATTAttgaattattaatttgttctgACTTTGCAATTAAACAATTGATTTACTTTGATTTTACAATCGTTCAAGATTTCAGCACAGATATATATAGTTCAATAACTTACTTACATGGCATGTTGGACATTAACTAAAACAACGTCTAAATATGACGTCACATTTTTTACTGTAAAAGATACCGTATTTTACCAAATCAAATAATTCCaaattgtttttttatgtttatacTTTTTTCAACATTGTCGATTAACTATGCATTGTGCTTTTGTCGTATCATGTTGGTAGTTTACTATGACATGTCTTTGAAATGAGGAGTAAAATATTATGCCTAAAGGATTTAGTGCGTGAAGCTCCTTGAATCCACTTTAATATACTAACTAGAAGACACAAACGCATATAGAAGTACACATAGCATAAAATAGACTAATATGTGATGAACACATTTTGTATCTCATAATTACAGAATAAATACATGGGATACGTAGTCAAGCCTTGTAGTAATAATATTTGAATCGCGTCAACAATAGCGCGCATAAGAAACAATAATTTTtagatataattatataaatgatGCTACAAAAGTGAAAAGGCAAAGAAGGTGCATATCCTAGCTTAAAACAATGCTCCTGGTGTGAAGGAAATTCTTATTTTTGGAGTCAGAAGATTTGATATAGTCTAGGAAAGTAGCAAAATCGGTGTCTTTATAGCGCCTAGGATTGGTCGGAGTAATGAGGGCCACGGCCGGCCTCACCGTGGAGGTGAAGGGGAAACTCAGCAATGAAGCCACTGAAATCCTGCAGTTTGTCGAATTCACCAACACTCTATGCAACACGCTCTTGTACCGCCCGTTGCTAAATATCTGCATATATCATATCCAACAAATTTCTAAATGATTGTACGTGGATTCAATGGGGTCCTGTTAAGTTGCTAACCATCTTAAATTGGCTAACTATGTCAACAGTAGTCAGCAGTTAGCAATTAACAAATAGTTAGCAATTTATTACACATGTACAATTAAGCACCATATATACATTAACATACCTCGAGGTGGTCGCCGACGTTGACAACGAAGGATCCGGGGATGGGACGAACGGTGAGCCAACGATGCTTGTGTAGAATCTGCAAGCCCTCCACGTCATCCTGGAGTAGGAGGGTGAGGAACCCGTAGTCCGAGTGAGGTGGCATTCCGACTGTCAAATCGGGTTGCGGGCAAGGCGGGTAGCAGTTCACCACCATCAGTTGGCTTCCATCTTCCATCTCTTTCATAATTGTCTCCTCTCTCTTGTTCAGACCTAGGCTTTCCACAATCGCCTCCACGATCACCATATACAATGCTCTTGTTTCTTCCGCATAATTCGCTGCTGACTCCCTGTTTACATCATAGATACCCGAATTAGTAGAATATGGGGTccactttttatattatttttataatagaatgtgagtgaagtaaGTTAGTAGAATGCGTGATAcctatttatcatttatggtaaaacgtgaaatgtgactcttattgtgagacgacagaaatgacaaaatgtgactcttattatgggaagGGGGTAACATTCGAATCAATTACACAAAACAAATAACTAATGACATTCAATTAGAATTTAGATGTACCTCAAGTCGATTGGGGAAGATGGCCAATGAGGGAGGAGTTGGGGCAGCGGGTGGCAAATTAGCTTCAGAAAGTCCCTCCAGCAAAACACGCCGTCGCGATTCTGATTGAAGCTGGTGCCGTAACGCACCGGCGCGTTCATATCTGCCGTCATGTACTTCTCCCTCTCCGACAACGGCATCTCGAAGAATCTCTTGCCGACATTCACCATCTTTTCCGTCACCTCCTCCGCAATTCCATGATTCACAAGCTGATATAGATATATATGTTATGACATAATAGCGTAATCGTGTGATCGAAACAAACAGAACTTTAAAGAGACATAGATTTACGTGTTGTGTTGGCTTTAGATTGTGTTTTCTGATTAGTGAGTTATGTGCCCTACTTATATATAAATAGGcccaataaaataattacataGCTTAGCGTGTTTGGCTAGCGGGAAACAGTACAGGCTGAAGTTTTCTCAATTtccattatttaaaataaaggaACACACACATAGAGAAAGAGGGAGAATTTAACAAGGAACCTGAAAAAAGCCAAAGTGCTCGCAGGCGTGGGCGAGGGAGTGAAGGGCCTGGCGGCGGTTGGGGCCTTGCAAGTGAGCAAAATCGATAACGGGAAGGTGAAGATCGGGAAGCTCAGCCTCAGGGCTTGATACATTCGGACGCTCGGAAGGTGGAAGCACGTACTTGCTAGGAACATGCTCGATCCCGTTCTCGTACATGGTTTTGACTCCTTTCTGATACAAATTTTCCGATGAGTCGTCGTTCCCCGTCGATATTTCAATTGCTGGAGACATTAATTTACTGATTTTTCTGCTTGTCAACCAACACATTAATTAAAAGTGTTAATGAGAAGATTTGGAGAGTGATGGAGTGGAGatgaatatatatgtatattctCACCTGAATAAAAAAGTCTCACGTGAAGGATATGAAAAGGGAGAGTTGTAATGGCGGAAATCATGGAGAAGGGGGAAGGGTTTTTATATCACACCAGTgcaaaaataagataaaataataagcTGAAACGGTAGCTAGTTTTGGGAGCTACTGGTTTCCATGCAAATGCAATTATCAAAACAGTTGACAATTATTGTATGACCTACTTgttcatataaatatatacatcaTCGGCCCCATTTGCTTCCACTCTATTTCTAGCCAATTCAactcaattttatattatttgttcCAATTTTAGGTAAATTTTAAAGGATAATTTCCATTTCAATCGTAATTTTTCCTTGGTTTTTTGTCAGTCTTttaatctttaattttttttttgcaattatacTATGTTTGTCAAAATCAAAACTAATGCTGTAGTATGAAAATATATGCGGTTTCGATATATCACAACCCTCAAAATATAATGATATCGATTTGTCAAAAAcgaacattattttatttttatatcatatttttattttttttatagttgtTTCAGTTTGGCATTTGTATGGTAATTGAGAATAATTAAAaggttataattttatattttgcttttaaaaatttttatattgataagaaatcaacaaaaataatgaTTTAAATGATACTTATTCTAAATTTTAATTGTGAGATTTGTATATTCTAATTAAAGTGACTGCCAATATGATCAAAGGTATAAAAATGTATACTCCCCTCGTCCAATAAAAATAGACaccttttcttttttagttcgtTCCATTAAACtagttcttttttatttttgattattTTCTTTCGTTAATGAGATGATACTCATtatccactaataatatttagTGAATGTGCATAACTTTAAGATTTTAAATTTGCATGTTTAAGATAATGCGCTTCTTTTCTTAATTGTGGCTTGTGGGAGAGTTTGCgtatgtgtatatataaatatataaatagatgGAGTAGTATATTGTTTGATGAGAGGCTAGAATTGATACACAACATGAGACCTTCTAATCTACTATTTAATATGTTTCATTTTGTATTTGTTATTGAATTTATTAGTTGTTAATTTTTGCTTCGAAATACAGggtttttaaaaattactaaaaCCTCGATATGTATTAGCACTATATAGATTCGAATGATTTTGTCACGTAATACATATACTCGTAACCTTAGAGTTTTTATTAGATTAAATTAGCCCTAAGCACATCAATTAAATTTTGCAATTATAAAAAATGTTTTAGAACTTGATATTTTATATAGAATATTAGAATCAATCTTAGCAATATTTTTGTATGATAAAATACATCTTAATTAATCAAACTTATCATGATTTATCTCACGAGCGGTACATGATACATCTTAATTAATCAAACCTCATATTATATCTCACGTTaccaatatatatattacatgcATATATCgtggtatatttagaaacacagTTAAGCATCCTTAactacattaaaaaatgtccgtaatgattttttttattgcattgAAAATTAGGATCTTATTTTattgagtattattttattctttgtcACGTAAAAACAAAGACTTTGAAGAAGAGAGAGTCaatagaaaaaatgatataacataacagaaagaaagagataaaaataGTAGACAGTAAAACTcacataattataattataatgttTGTAATAAAAACTCTCCAAAAATAGAAGTAGAATATTTTTTGTTGGATAgcttaaaatgacaaaaagaaCTAATTTTGGGAGCGGAGAGAGTGCTTTTTATTATCTTAGTAGTATTAAACTAATAATGTAAATATTTGTGCTAATGTaaaatatgaagaagaagacttAAGAAAATATTTGGGAGAATTAATCATCGATCGCATGCAGCGGTCTGGGCAGGTTTGGTATTCCGTTATTTCGTAGGAAGGTCCATTTCAATTTGACGCAGTCGTCTCTTTACACAATACAATGTAAAcccattattttattgaaagtCAATAATGGCGTGACAATTCTATCAACCAATCAGATCACTCATTTCTACattaatatactactactaaaataTATGAAAGTCCATTCCTAGATTAATGTTaaaaaaagaatgagaaaatgTCAAGAATATATTCAAATGTAATGACTCTTAATTAGATTGTTGATGAGAGACTAGCTAGAGGCAGTCCCAATTAAGAATTAAGTATAAGAAATCGatttcaacaaattaaaatcagaCATACACTagtattgtgtgttttttacattaaaaacaTTGAATCGTGAGTTGCGTCTCGGTATCTGAAGGCGCTtgttaggatggaccagttgggatatcctaacttccgctTCCGACGCAAAGATGTGGACTAATTATGTTATTATAGGAGTTTTtgttatttcacttttattttttcctcTTGTCCATTGTAATTATAGTTCTAGTTTAGTTTTGAGAGCATGAAGTTCCGTGACTTGTGATctctaat from Salvia splendens isolate huo1 chromosome 4, SspV2, whole genome shotgun sequence encodes the following:
- the LOC121799385 gene encoding probable 2-oxoglutarate-dependent dioxygenase SLC1 isoform X1, with product MCWLTSRKISKLMSPAIEISTGNDDSSENLYQKGVKTMYENGIEHVPSKYVLPPSERPNVSSPEAELPDLHLPVIDFAHLQGPNRRQALHSLAHACEHFGFFQLVNHGIAEEVTEKMVNVGKRFFEMPLSEREKYMTADMNAPVRYGTSFNQNRDGVFCWRDFLKLICHPLPQLLPHWPSSPIDLRESAANYAEETRALYMVIVEAIVESLGLNKREETIMKEMEDGSQLMVVNCYPPCPQPDLTVGMPPHSDYGFLTLLLQDDVEGLQILHKHRWLTVRPIPGSFVVNVGDHLEIFSNGRYKSVLHRVLVNSTNCRISVASLLSFPFTSTVRPAVALITPTNPRRYKDTDFATFLDYIKSSDSKNKNFLHTRSIVLS
- the LOC121799385 gene encoding probable 2-oxoglutarate-dependent dioxygenase SLC1 isoform X2 yields the protein MSPAIEISTGNDDSSENLYQKGVKTMYENGIEHVPSKYVLPPSERPNVSSPEAELPDLHLPVIDFAHLQGPNRRQALHSLAHACEHFGFFQLVNHGIAEEVTEKMVNVGKRFFEMPLSEREKYMTADMNAPVRYGTSFNQNRDGVFCWRDFLKLICHPLPQLLPHWPSSPIDLRESAANYAEETRALYMVIVEAIVESLGLNKREETIMKEMEDGSQLMVVNCYPPCPQPDLTVGMPPHSDYGFLTLLLQDDVEGLQILHKHRWLTVRPIPGSFVVNVGDHLEIFSNGRYKSVLHRVLVNSTNCRISVASLLSFPFTSTVRPAVALITPTNPRRYKDTDFATFLDYIKSSDSKNKNFLHTRSIVLS